CAAGATATTGGAGAGAATCAAGGGTCTGCCCTCTTTTTCCTATTAAAACGCCTAAATTGCTTCCTTTAAGCTCAACTTCAAGATGCTTGTCGCTAAGCTTTGTGTTTATATCTACCGCAAGACCCATCAGCAGAGAAACTTCTTTAAGAAAATCCTTTGCGGTTTTTTCCGGATCAAATTTTAAAACAGCCGAAATCTTTGCAGGTCTTCCGCCAATTCCTAAAAATCCTTTAGAGCCTTGATCAATAACCGTAATATCAACCTTGTCAATTGTGGTGTTCAGATAACGAAGAGCCTCTTCCACTGCTTCTTCGACAGTTTTTCCGGATCTTTCTATACTATCCATTCAATAAAACCTCCAATTAATAAATCTCAGGTTTAAAATAAACCGGCCCGTAAAATACTTAACCCTTGGACTTCTTTTGATTCACTGCCTTTACAGGCTGTTTCTCCGGGTCTTCACTATTTAATTTATCCTTTGTAATCCCTTGAAGAATAAGCTGCTGAATTACCTGGAAGATATTAGACGTAATCCAGT
This is a stretch of genomic DNA from Anaeropeptidivorans aminofermentans. It encodes these proteins:
- the jag gene encoding RNA-binding cell elongation regulator Jag/EloR gives rise to the protein MDSIERSGKTVEEAVEEALRYLNTTIDKVDITVIDQGSKGFLGIGGRPAKISAVLKFDPEKTAKDFLKEVSLLMGLAVDINTKLSDKHLEVELKGSNLGVLIGKRGQTLDSLQYLVNLVVNKGNAPYISVTLDTENYRKKRKETLETLAHNLAKKAKHTRRNVILEPMNPYERRIIHAALQNDKYVTTYSQGDEPFRNVVISPNRNN